A genomic segment from Drosophila miranda strain MSH22 chromosome 3, D.miranda_PacBio2.1, whole genome shotgun sequence encodes:
- the LOC108158474 gene encoding uncharacterized protein LOC108158474, translated as MAGICPREAVRVKVKKCESTTRPEWRKFSVDPQITTLEVLYSLLAKAFDVKSDFSIKYKAFDPAGNEIYLAVRSDWDLDAAFLRIHNISIQTASEPCLMLQIDVKPFTLVRECETESPATTSRSSSITSSTLSATPSGGSASGGGHASARELVSPLQSLGVSQKYVQHMQTKLPGLIMNHMEKTFSIVQKAFNLSEEHMANLPPRPPMCDSEFRLFLDALGQIQRKDELHKVIFLGGIDPSLRRVVWKHLLNVYPGGTHGLALDGHQRMEFMRRKSEQYCRLRDTWKAAIKRGSVAGELAYVTSMVKKDVLRTDRLHPFYAGSDDNQNIASLFNILTTYALNHPSVSYCQGMSDIASPLLVTMNDEAQAYICFCAIMSRVRGNFMLDGIAMTQKFAHLTEALSFYDPEFWEYLKSQQADDLLFCYRWLLLELKREFPFEDALRMLEVQWSSLRYGSNPSSEMELQLFEKEFLAIADASVPSSASTFSSSYSATPTSPSYLLNKPRENPYTKVCALRRQSSSASLSSLSSSLGASGHALDSTKRLNHSLDDNMSRHAGAAARRQRRTSAKVHQSLDESKMLALIEGATESKIVQSVQKLTAGEDSEEDDDVFDRKDSSRFLETNPFKDDAQKAPGAESPKSASPGRAFLCSSSSSCNLDEAPQGPVGQKPQQNNILSVSNSIAKQLASNASHVSESVKRVSSGSHFKDLKEKLASTSRIGIPFNEDGETAISGNGESQMPPKLVKNFNEFLNFATINKNRISDRIANQQFLGEKRSPPDSTSLSKPLVQLTKAGLGGSLDESDSSSLPDTSWSASTAATAIQQAQDLSSYNLQLELENISPVLRTPDLQQREPGDRVPEVRNTSGCTPDQEPDQDQEYYPMTNAITRELRLEAENLDRQVFGLPFTESTIRPMDSDAIEYEELDKDTLDMVDDLKENEIITCPDVSELHMRRRQRLAATKSNSVQLNESRTFNPFIDESQLLLDGHSPLGMRNSSSLPEVILPISTEPNLVEVSPLVEIATNADDESAYTHSPQRTGNLNGIAGTLGTTSAALPPPSEFGGGNAFLMFLCLTLLLQHRNTIMKAGMDYNEIAMHFDKMVRKHDVTRVLNQARRMYVEYLKAQSCLQHQQTTSATPSPGNPVSTGRHSATTLPA; from the exons ATGGCAGGCATTTGCCCCAGAGAGGCTGTGAGAGTTAAAGTGAAG AAATGCGAGTCGACCACCAGACCAGAGTGGCGAAAGTTTTCGGTAGACCCCCAGATTACAACTTTGGAGGTTCTGTACTCTTTGCTCGCCAAGGCGTTTGACGTCAAGTCCGACTTCTCCATTAAATACAAAGCCTTTGATCCGGCTGGCAATGAAATTTACTTGGCCGTCCGCTCTGATTGGGACCTCGATGCGGCGTTTCTTCGAATTCACAACATTTCCATACAGACGGCCTCAGAGCCCTGTTTGATGCTGCAGATCGATGTGAAACCGTTCACACTGGTAAGGGAGTGCGAGACGGAGTCACCCGCAACCACCAGCCGATCAAGCAGCATTACCTCATCGACACTCTCTGCCACCCCAAGTGGGGGGAGTGCTAGTGGTGGCGGTCATGCATCTGCCCGGGAGCTGGTGTCGCCGCTACAGTCGTTGGGAGTCTCGCAGAAATATGTTCAACACATGCAGACGAAGCTGCCGGGTCTCATCATGAATCACATGGAAAAGACTTTTTCGATCGTTCAGAAGGCATTCAATTTGTCCGAGGAACACATGGCCAATCTTCCGCCTCGACCTCCCATGTGCGACAGCGAATTTCGCCTGTTCCTAGATGCTCTAGGCCAGATCCAGCGCAAGGATGAGTTGCACAAGGTGATCTTCCTGGGCGGGATCGATCCTAGCCTTCGCCGCGTTGTGTGGAAGCACCTGCTTAATGTCTATCCAGGCGGGACACACGGACTGGCCTTGGATGGGCATCAGCGTATGGAGTTTATGCGGCGCAAGTCGGAGCAGTACTGCAGGCTTAGGGACACATGGAAGGCGGCCATTAAACGGGGCAGTGTGGCCGGAGAACTCGCCTACGTAACTAGCATGGTGAAAAAGGATGTCCTCCGCACGGACCGACTGCATCCGTTCTACGCCGGCAGCGACGACAATCAGAACATTGCATCGCTTTTCAACATCCTCACCACCTACGCCCTGAACCATCCCTCGGTCAGCTATTGTCAGGGAATGTCGGATATAGCCTCGCCCCTTCTGGTCACCATGAACGATGAAGCCCAGGCCTACATATGCTTCTGTGCCATTATGTCTCGAGTCCGCGGTAACTTCATGCTAGACGGCATCGCGATGACGCAGAAGTTCGCACACCTCACAGAGGCACTAAGCTTCTACGATCCCGAGTTCTGGGAGTACCTCAAGTCGCAGCAGGCAGACGATTTACTCTTCTGTTACCgttggctgctgctcgagCTGAAGCGGGAGTTCCCATTCGAGGATGCGCTGCGCATGCTGGAGGTACAGTGGAGCTCGCTCCGTTATGGCAGCAATCCCAGTAGCGAAATGGAGCTTCAgttgtttgagaag GAATTCTTGGCCATTGCGGATGCCTCAGTGCCCAGCAGTGCCAGCACGTTCTCCAGCTCCTACAGCGCGACGCCGACCAGTCCTTCTTATCTATTAAACAAACCGCGAGAGAATCCTTACACAAAGGTCTGTGCACTGCGCCGTCAGAGCTCGTCCGCATCTCTCAGCTCGTTAAGCTCTTCCCTCGGGGCCAGCGGCCATGCTCTGGACAGCACAAAGCGGTTGAATCACAGTCTGGACGACAATATGTCTCGTCATGCGGGGGCAGCTGCTCGTCGTCAACGACGTACTTCTGCCAAAGTGCACCAGAGCCTAGACGAGTCCAAAATGCTGGCGCTAATTGAGGGGGCCACGGAAAGCAAAATCGTTCAGTCTGTGCAAAAACTAACTGCCGGCGAGGATTCCGAGGAGGATGATGATGTATTTGATAGGAAGGACTCCTCGCGTTTTCTTGAAACGAATCCTTTTAAAGATGATGCCCAAAAGGCCCCAGGCGCGGAAAGCCCAAAATCAGCCTCTCCAGGACGGGCCTTCCTGTGCAGTTCATCCTCATCTTGCAACTTGGACGAGGCACCGCAGGGCCCCGTGGGACAAAAGCCACAGCAAAATAACATTTTATCCGTAAGCAATAGCATTGCAAAGCAATTGGCATCGAATGCCAGTCACGTCAGCGAGAGTGTAAAGCGCGTCAGTAGCGGCAGCCACTTCAAGGACCTCAAGGAGAAGCTTGCATCGACGAGCCGCATTGGTATTCCGTTCAATGAAGATGGCGAGACTGCCATCTCCGGTAATGGCGAAAGCCAGATGCCGCCCAAGCTCGTCAAGAATTTCAACGAATTTCTCAATTTCGCAACAATCAATAAGAACCGCATCTCAGATCGAATTGCCAATCAGCAGTTTTTGGGCGAAAAGCGGTCTCCCCCAGACTCTACTTCGCTCTCCAAGCCGCTGGTTCAGTTGACCAAAGCCGGACTGGGAGGGTCCCTCGATGAGTCCGACTCTTCTTCGCTGCCAGATACTAGTTGGAGCGCCTCAACAGCGGCCACGGCCATACAACAGGCGCAAGACTTGAGCAGCTACAATCTGCAGCTGGAGTTGGAGAACATCTCGCCGGTACTCCGCACTCCGGACCTGCAGCAGAGGGAACCGGGAGACCGGGTGCCAGAGGTGCGAAATACCAGCGGCTGCACACCCGACCAGGAGCCAGACCAGGATCAAGAGTATTATCCCATGACAAACGCAATAACACGTGAGCTGCGTCTGGAGGCGGAAAACTTGGATCGCCAAGTGTTCGGCCTCCCCTTCACGGAGAGCACAATACGGCCGATGGATTCAGACGCCATAGAGTACGAAGAGCTAGACAAGGACACGCTGGACATGGTAGATGATCTTAAGGAGAACGAGATCATAACGTGTCCCGACGTCAGCGAACTGCACATGCGACGTCGCCAGCGACTAGCGGCCACCAAGAGCAACAGCGTCCAGCTGAACGAGTCCCGCACCTTCAATCCGTTCATCGACGAgagccagctgctgctggacgGGCATAGTCCGCTGGGAATGCGCAACAGCAGTAGCCTGCCAGAGGTGATCCTGCCCATCTCAACAGAGCCGAATTTGGTGGAAGTATCCCCGCTTGTGGAGATTGCCACCAATGCCGACGACGAGAGCGCGTACACACATTCGCCACAACGAACGGGCAATCTGAATGGAATCGCCGGAACACTTGGCACCACGTCGGCGGCACTGCCTCCGCCGTCAGAATTCGGCGGTGGCAATGCCTTCCTGATGTTCCTTTGCCTTaccctgctgctgcagcaccgCAACACCATCATGAAAGCGGGAATGGACTACAACGAAATTGCGATGCACTTTGACAAAATGGTGCGCAAGCACGACGTTACACGCGTTCTCAACCAAGCCAGGCGAATGTATGTCGAGTATTTGAAGGCCCAGAGCTGTTTGCAGCATCAGCAGACGACCAGTGCGACACCGTCTCCGGGCAACCCCGTGTCGACGGGCAGGCATTCGGCCACGACCTTGCCTGCGTAG